The following are encoded in a window of Bradyrhizobium guangdongense genomic DNA:
- a CDS encoding DUF1858 domain-containing protein encodes MPFRSDDLVDDIMRMAPHTIRVFLAFKMACVGCPIATFHTVDDACREHGIDRDKFLAALSDCVPA; translated from the coding sequence ATGCCTTTCCGATCTGACGATTTGGTCGATGACATCATGCGTATGGCGCCGCACACGATCCGCGTGTTCCTCGCCTTCAAGATGGCCTGTGTTGGCTGTCCGATCGCGACCTTCCACACCGTGGATGACGCCTGCCGCGAGCATGGCATCGACCGTGACAAATTCCTGGCCGCGCTGAGCGATTGCGTGCCGGCGTGA